One genomic segment of Flavobacteriales bacterium includes these proteins:
- the mazG gene encoding nucleoside triphosphate pyrophosphohydrolase → MDKEKAKEAFGRLLDIMDELRAKCPWDMKQTMESLRHLTVEETYELNDAIIENDLPEVSKELGDLLLHIVFYAKIGDEKEVFDITSVIDGICEKLISRHPHIYGDVEVADEEEVKANWEKLKLKEGKKSVLQGVPMSLPSMVKAIRIQDKARGIGFDWEHRGQVWEKLQEELEELKEEVDTNSPRVPEEFGDVLFSMINYARFLDVNPDDALECTNRKFIKRFQFMEAEISKDEKVMSEMALAELDAYWERSKTEA, encoded by the coding sequence ATGGACAAGGAAAAAGCAAAAGAGGCATTCGGACGATTACTGGACATCATGGATGAGCTCCGGGCCAAGTGTCCATGGGATATGAAGCAGACCATGGAGAGCCTTCGTCACTTGACAGTAGAGGAGACCTATGAGCTGAACGATGCCATTATCGAGAATGACCTTCCTGAGGTATCCAAAGAACTCGGGGATCTTTTGTTGCACATCGTGTTCTATGCTAAGATAGGGGATGAAAAAGAGGTGTTTGATATCACATCGGTGATCGATGGTATCTGCGAGAAGTTGATCAGCAGACACCCGCATATTTACGGAGATGTAGAGGTAGCTGATGAAGAAGAGGTAAAAGCCAACTGGGAGAAATTGAAACTCAAAGAGGGAAAGAAGAGTGTACTACAAGGCGTGCCCATGTCACTGCCTTCTATGGTCAAGGCCATACGCATACAGGACAAGGCCAGAGGAATTGGTTTTGACTGGGAGCATCGGGGCCAGGTATGGGAGAAGCTTCAAGAAGAACTAGAAGAGTTGAAAGAGGAGGTAGATACTAATTCACCTCGGGTGCCAGAAGAATTCGGAGATGTGCTCTTCTCCATGATCAATTATGCACGATTCCTCGATGTCAATCCCGATGATGCGCTAGAATGCACCAATCGCAAATTCATCAAACGATTTCAGTTCATGGAGGCCGAGATCAGCAAGGATGAAAAAGTCATGTCAGAGATGGCTCTGGCAGAACTGGATGCATATTGGGAACGGAGTAAAACGGAGGCCTAG
- a CDS encoding methyltransferase domain-containing protein has product MSADIPHTEEWFKTWFDTAYYHLLYRHRDENEAAFFIHRLIDVLDLRAGDKVMDLACGRGRHSITLHDAGFEVLGLDLSKNSIRAARTFARPGLRFEQWDMRNVYPEKGFACVFNLFTSFGYFDSMEDNLKVLRAIHSVLAQEGKLVLDYLNPDALGKIDGGTTAVDVEEVQFRTSKYLENDRVIKEIEVKDGDETHQFKESVQLIDLSTFQKLFREAGLQITQTFGDYDLGAFVPESSPRIILIAEQMR; this is encoded by the coding sequence ATGTCTGCAGATATTCCCCATACTGAAGAGTGGTTCAAGACCTGGTTCGATACAGCCTACTATCATTTGCTCTATCGGCATAGGGATGAGAATGAGGCTGCCTTCTTCATCCATCGACTGATAGATGTACTCGACCTGAGAGCCGGAGACAAGGTCATGGATCTAGCCTGCGGGCGTGGACGTCATTCCATTACCCTGCATGATGCAGGATTCGAAGTACTCGGTCTTGACCTTTCTAAGAACAGTATCAGAGCAGCCCGGACCTTTGCGCGACCAGGACTGCGATTCGAGCAATGGGACATGCGGAATGTCTATCCTGAAAAGGGATTTGCCTGTGTATTCAATCTATTCACGAGTTTCGGATACTTCGATAGTATGGAGGATAACCTTAAGGTACTCAGGGCCATCCACTCGGTATTGGCGCAAGAAGGAAAATTGGTCTTAGATTATCTCAATCCCGATGCATTGGGGAAGATCGATGGGGGTACCACGGCCGTGGATGTGGAGGAGGTGCAATTCAGAACTTCCAAATACCTGGAGAATGATCGTGTGATCAAGGAGATCGAGGTAAAGGATGGCGATGAGACCCACCAATTCAAGGAGTCTGTACAATTGATCGACCTCTCTACTTTTCAAAAACTGTTCAGAGAAGCAGGTCTGCAGATCACGCAGACCTTTGGGGATTATGACCTGGGTGCATTCGTACCGGAATCCTCACCACGTATCATTCTCATCGCAGAACAGATGCGCTAG